GCCGATCGTATCGCGGCGCTGGATATTCTGTTGATTGAGGTCCGACTCTTGCCGCGGATCCACCAAAAGCCGGGTGCGCGCATCCTGAATCGCCAGGCCCGCAATGCCCATTCCACGGACAATCGTCGCGTCCTTCGGAACCGTACTCAGTAGGCCTGCCGCAGCAGCCAGCAAGTACCGATCCGTCTCGCCCTCACGCAAGAAGACGGAGATGCCGGACGCACCGAACCACTCCTCACTCTTCTTGAGCACCCGCACAAGGTACGCATCCAAGTTCACGTTCCCCTCGGCGTATGCCACATCTAGCAGATCGTAGATGTCGTTGACCTTAATTTCTCGAATTGCGCCCATACTCTCTTTCCATCTCGGCACAAATGCGGGACGACCGCAGGAGAATATCTGCAAAGAAACTTCAACAACCCTATGAAGAATCAGCTGGCTTCCGCATCCTCGCCGTATTTGCGTCAACACGCCTCGAATCCGATCCATTGGGTGGAGTGGTCCGAGGACGCCTTCGCACGCGCGCGAGAAGAACATAAGCTTGTTTTCCTATCCATTGGGTACAGCGCCTGCCACTGGTGCCACGTCATGGCGCACGAGTCCTTTGAAGACCCGGCGGTCGCCGAGGTGTTGACCCAGCACTTTGTTAGCATCAAAGTCGACCGCGAAGAGCGCCCAGACATTGACGAAATCTACATGACTGCGGTGCAGCTTTCCACCGGACGCGGCGGCTGGCCCATGACGCTCTTTCTCACGCCGGACAAGCAACCGTTCTTCGCCGGGACGTACTTCCCGCGTGAGGGCCGAGGCGGTCACCCTGGATTCCTGGACCTGTGCCGACAGATCGTGAGCATCAGCGAGAACTCGCCCGAGGGCATCCAACAGGCTGCGGACGAGTTCGGTAAATCGCTCCGCGAAGTCTTGGACCGCCCTGCGCCGCCGAGCGAACCACTCCCCTTGGAACCCTTGCAGATGCTCCTGGCCGACCTGAGCGAGTCATTCGACCCCGAAGACGGTGGGTTCGGTGGCGCTCCCAAGTTCCCACCGCACTCCTCGATCCTGGCGTTGCAGCGACTTGGAGCCGGGGAGCACCCAATGGTGGAGACCACCTTACGATGCATCGCTGCTGGGGGGATTCACGACCACGTCGCTGGCGGGTTCCACCGATACAGCACGGACGGCTACTGGCTACTCCCCCATTTCGAGAAGATGCTGAGCGACAATGCTCTTTTCTTGATGCAATACAGTTCGTGTACCGAATCGTATGGTTCCCGTTGTGTTGATGGCATTTTGAACTGGGTTCGGAGCGAGATGACTTCACCGGAGGGCCTGTTCTACACCGCAGTTGACGCCGACACCGAGGGCGAAGAGGGGCTGACCTACCTGTGGAGCTGCGACGAGATTCGGAAGCTCCTTGGCGACAGGGCGGAGTCATTCATCGCCACTTACGGAATGGAGGAGCTGGGCAATTACTTCGACGAAGCGACCCGCCAGAAGACCGGGCTCAATGTCCTTCACCTCACCGACGTCACCGCAGACCCGCTCTCGGACTGCCTGGCGATCCTGCTTCAGGCCCGTGCGATACGCCCTCAGCCCATGGTCGACACGAAGTGCGTGGCGAACGCGAACGGGCTGATGATCGAGGCGATGATCCGCGCCGGCGCGGGTCAGGATGCTCTCCAAGCACTCCGCACATGGCGGCAGTTTGAGCGGTTTCCGCACCAGATCGTCGATGGCAAGCCAGAGGGAACCCCGTTCCTGGACGACCTTCTTTTCATGCACTCAGCAGCGCAGCTCGCCTCTTCGCAGCTCTCCGATGATCAAGAGGAGAACCGCGCGTTCGCCGACCGCTTGGAGTCCCAGGCGCACAGCGACTTTCTGGATGCCGATGGTCGCTCCTTCCGCAAATGGACCTCGGCGCACGGCGATCTGTTCGGTCGAGCGCGTGACCTGCTGGACCAGGCAGTTCCGAGTGCCGCCGCTTGGTACGCACTTGCCCGCCCTGAGCATGCGCCGAGGCTCATCGATGGCGCAAGCGCCTGGATGGCGCGGGTGCCAGGCTCTACCGCCACCTGGCACGCGGCGCTAGGCCTCTTGCCGCGTACGCCCGCAACGGTTCGTCGAGAGAACGGCCGCTCGATTGTGACCGTTCCAATCCCTCCGGGCTATCACATGCAAATCAACAAAGGAGATGCATCAGCGATGCTCTTTGACGACGGGACCGCAACACAATGCACACACTGGGAGCAGAACAGCAACAAGCTGTTCCTGCATTTCGATGGACTAGGCGATCGCCTGCACATCGAGTGGTGCACGGAGACCGAGTGCCTTGCTCCCCAAATCGTGCCACTGGTCGAAAGTGACAGGTAGCATCTCACCCAGAGCTATGCACTGCGACGTCATGATCATCGGCGGGACCGGCATTGGGGACCGATTGCCTGCGTTGGGCCTTCAAGCGGTTCACGTACCCACCCAGTTTGGGCTCCTGCGTGGCTATGCGGGCAAAATCGGTCGCGCGAACCTCTTCTGTGTGCAGCGCCACTCAGCAGGACACAAGACGCCGCCGCACCTCATCAACTACCGTGCCATCGCCGACGGGGCGCGCCGCCTCGGCGTGAGAGCGTGCTTCGCCACCGCCGCTGTCGGATGCCTCCGCCCCGAGTGGCAGCCAGGAACGCTGGTCGCGTGCAAAGATTTTATCGACCACACCGATCGTCAGGTTACGATGTACGACCAACAGGTTCGACATATTGATTTCTCGACTCCGATGAGCGCGCGCAGCCACATCCTCGCTGTTGCGCACGGCCAAGGCATCAACGTGATCGACGACGGCGTCTACATGGGCCTCGACGGCCCGCGCTACGAGACGCCGTCCGAGGTGCTACTTGTGGCCAAGCTCGGAGGCGATGTGGTCGGCATGACCGCAAGTACCGAAGCTGAAGTGATGGTCGAAGCGGGCATCCCATACGCCTGCCTTGCCATCGTGACAAACCTCGCCGCAGGCATCGCTGACCACGTTCTGGACCACTCGGAAGTCGTAGACGTGATGAAAACTCGGGGAGACGACGTACTGCGATTGCTCACAGCAGCGGCCGATCACGTGGTCGATGCGTAGCAGCTCCGACGCTTCCAGCCGTCAGCTCACCTTGGCGCTTGCGCTCCTCCAAGGCGTCGGCGGCAAGACCCTCTCCCGGATTGTCACCCGCAACGTCTTGCTCGGTCGGGAGCCCAAAGAGTTTCTCGCCCTTTCCCGCGAGGTTCTCATCGAAGACTACGGTCTGCCGCCCAAGCTCGCCGATCTTTGGGTGAGCACCCGAACCGAGGCGATGGACACCGCCGCGCGGGTCCTAGACCACCTTCGAACCGCCGGAATCAGCTTCGCCACTACCGTCGATGCGCACTACCCCGCACGCATCGAGGAGTTCACCGCCGAGACCCCCGGCATCCTGTTCTTTTACGGCAACACAAAGCTGATCGAATCGGCCACGTTTGCCGTGATGAGCTCCCGCAAATCGCCTACTGCATTCCTCGATCAGATCGAACGGGCCGCCGAAGAGGGTGTGCTCCGAGGAGAAGTGCTCGTCGCCGGGCACGACACTCCGGAGTACCAGCGTAGCGCTATCGTCCCGCTTCGCTGGGGCGCACCTCGCATCATCGTCTTGGACCGCGGCTTCTTCCAAGCCCTGGGCAAGGACCTGACCGACGAGCCGTTCCGCGCCGCCCGGCTGTGGCGGTTCCAGTTCGACCCGAAGACGGACCTCGCGCTTTCGGCAGTCAATCCGCTCCGAGACTACCACCGCAATGCGAATCGAGACCGTGACCGACTCGTCGCCGCGCTTTCATTGCGCGTGGACTTCGCCCAAGTCTCGCCCGAAGGCAACATGGCGCAACTCGTCCGGGCAACGCTGGCTGCTGGACGCCCGGTTCGCATTAGCGACCTGAACCCCGAGGCCCGTGAATACTACCGATCTGGCGCACAACCGCTTACCTAGATCAAGCGTTATCGCCAAGTTTGACCCGGTGGTCGGCTAAAAATCGCAACCTTACCGGGACACGCGCGCTCCCCACTAAGGAATCAAAGAATCGTGAGGTAAGACGATGAACGTCATGGCATTCAACCGGGCGGTCGCATCGAACTTGATCTCGATGTATCGCATAGAGAGGACACTGCAGCGGAGCCGTGTGAGCGAGGAAGCTGCCCAGATAAGCGAGGACCGAAGACGGAAGCTCGCAGAAATAGAACAACAGAATGCACGAGCAATCCGGGTCGCTCAGTCGGCCATCATGAGCTCGAGCCTTGACGTCCTAGCGTAATTCGCCCTGCGGAGTCGTTCGCGGGGCGACTTTCATTATGGGACAACCGTTAGGTAACCTAAAGGCATGGCTTCGCTCGATTTGACGCCTCGGATTGCCGCGCTGTACGACCTTCAAGCTGCGTTCATGGAGCCCAAGCTGAAGAAGCTCGGTATCGGCTGGTCCACATTCCAGCTGTTGAGTGCGGTTCGCGGGGCAGGTGACGAGGCCAGCCAGGCCGATGTCGCGCGCCGTCTCGGAGTCACTCCTGCGACGCTCAGCGAAGCGGTTACTGCCCATACCAAGCGCGGCCTGCTGGAGCAGGTCCCGAGCGGTCGCGACCGTCGGGTGAAGCTGCTCGCGCTGACCGGACGGGCCAAGAAGATCTTGAACGCAGTCCTGGAAGAAGCCAGTGTCGTCGAGGAGAAGATGGTCGCAGACCTCTCCAAGAAGGACCTTGCCGGACTCCTCAAGCTGCTCGATCAGTGCATCGACTCGGTCGAACCGACCGCCTAAGCCGCTTCGCGCATCGCCTGCATCAGCTCGGCTCGCGTCACTTCGGGCAAAACCTCGAGGTCGGGACGATCGTCCTCAGTCGACTTCGCGGCGATGAGCTTGAGCTTCGGTAACGCACGCTCGAACGCTTCGACCACGCCTGGGTCGAAGTGCGTACCCGACTCGATCGCGATCCGCGCAGCCGCGTCGTCCATGCTCCAAGAGCTCTTGTAAGGCCGTGCGCTGCACAGTGCATCGAAGACGTCGGCGACCGCCACAATCCGGCCCTCGATCGGGATCTCTTCACCTCGCAGTTGGTTGGGATAGCCACTGCCGTCCCATCGCTCGTGGTGCGACCAGATCACGTCCTCGCACATCTTCATCAGGTTCGTCCCGCCGCCACTCAGCAGTCGCCCACCGATCTCCACGTGGGTTTGCATGGTCTGACGCTCCTCTGTGCTGAGCGCTCCGGGCTTCAGCAAGACCGCATCGGGGATTCCGACCTTTCCGATATCGTGCAGCTGAGCCGCTAGATAGAGCAGCTTGCCTCGCGCCGGGTCAATGCCTAGTTCGGCCGCTATCAGCTGGCAGTAGTGCCCAACACGCAGTGTGTGCGCCCGAGTCGAGCCATCGCGGAATTCTGAGGCGATGGTCAATCGATTGAGGATCTCCATCTGCGACTCAATGATGTCCTCATGGAGCGAAAACACCTCTTGCGCAACGCCCTTGGCAAGATGGTACAGACCCATGCTCGAGGCAGCGATGATCGAAAGCGCGGCCCATGAGCTCGAGATGAGGCCCACGAGCGAGACCTTCTCGGTAGCACCCATCGCCCACTGGACAGACAGGACCAGCAACACTCCAAACAGGACGTACACCCGCGTGATGAGCATTCCAATGCCCGCAGGTGTCCGTGATCGCAGCAGACCCAAAATTATCGTCGACTTCATACCGTGCCCAGTAGAAATGTCGGCTTCGCAACAACACATAGTTAGTCCCCATAATCGTGCTCAGCCAGCGTCATCGCCGGGTATCTTGAGAGTCCCTCTCATGGCACGATGGAGCATCCCCGGGCTGTGTATCTGCGCAAGCGCGACGGTCGCGTTGATCGTGCTTGGGCAAGGCTGTTTATCCTCCAATGCCGTCGCCGTCTCACGCGAGTTCGTGGACATTGATGTCACGGCAATGTCTGCAGACACAATTGGCACCCAGCTCGCCAAGCACGAGCCGAAAGAGGGGTGCATTCTGGGGGCGTATATCGATCTCGATCCGACGATCAAAGATATCTTCCGCGACGAGGTCGGACGCACCCGAAAGCTCCCACGGGCCTTCGAACAAACTGTCGGGCGCAAGCACGGGATGTACTTCTTCTATCTGGGGTACGGGTACGAGCCACCGCGCGACTGGATCCGCAGACTCGCCGAGGAAGACCGATTCGTCCACATCGCGCTCGAACCGAACGATGGCCTGGACATGGTCCAAGACGATGCGTACTTAGAAAACCTTGCGGACAAGCTGAACGCCACCGGTGCGCGTATCTT
The sequence above is drawn from the Chthonomonas sp. genome and encodes:
- a CDS encoding thioredoxin domain-containing protein, whose amino-acid sequence is MKNQLASASSPYLRQHASNPIHWVEWSEDAFARAREEHKLVFLSIGYSACHWCHVMAHESFEDPAVAEVLTQHFVSIKVDREERPDIDEIYMTAVQLSTGRGGWPMTLFLTPDKQPFFAGTYFPREGRGGHPGFLDLCRQIVSISENSPEGIQQAADEFGKSLREVLDRPAPPSEPLPLEPLQMLLADLSESFDPEDGGFGGAPKFPPHSSILALQRLGAGEHPMVETTLRCIAAGGIHDHVAGGFHRYSTDGYWLLPHFEKMLSDNALFLMQYSSCTESYGSRCVDGILNWVRSEMTSPEGLFYTAVDADTEGEEGLTYLWSCDEIRKLLGDRAESFIATYGMEELGNYFDEATRQKTGLNVLHLTDVTADPLSDCLAILLQARAIRPQPMVDTKCVANANGLMIEAMIRAGAGQDALQALRTWRQFERFPHQIVDGKPEGTPFLDDLLFMHSAAQLASSQLSDDQEENRAFADRLESQAHSDFLDADGRSFRKWTSAHGDLFGRARDLLDQAVPSAAAWYALARPEHAPRLIDGASAWMARVPGSTATWHAALGLLPRTPATVRRENGRSIVTVPIPPGYHMQINKGDASAMLFDDGTATQCTHWEQNSNKLFLHFDGLGDRLHIEWCTETECLAPQIVPLVESDR
- a CDS encoding MTAP family purine nucleoside phosphorylase; this translates as MHCDVMIIGGTGIGDRLPALGLQAVHVPTQFGLLRGYAGKIGRANLFCVQRHSAGHKTPPHLINYRAIADGARRLGVRACFATAAVGCLRPEWQPGTLVACKDFIDHTDRQVTMYDQQVRHIDFSTPMSARSHILAVAHGQGINVIDDGVYMGLDGPRYETPSEVLLVAKLGGDVVGMTASTEAEVMVEAGIPYACLAIVTNLAAGIADHVLDHSEVVDVMKTRGDDVLRLLTAAADHVVDA
- a CDS encoding winged helix DNA-binding protein — protein: MASLDLTPRIAALYDLQAAFMEPKLKKLGIGWSTFQLLSAVRGAGDEASQADVARRLGVTPATLSEAVTAHTKRGLLEQVPSGRDRRVKLLALTGRAKKILNAVLEEASVVEEKMVADLSKKDLAGLLKLLDQCIDSVEPTA
- a CDS encoding HD domain-containing protein, coding for MKSTIILGLLRSRTPAGIGMLITRVYVLFGVLLVLSVQWAMGATEKVSLVGLISSSWAALSIIAASSMGLYHLAKGVAQEVFSLHEDIIESQMEILNRLTIASEFRDGSTRAHTLRVGHYCQLIAAELGIDPARGKLLYLAAQLHDIGKVGIPDAVLLKPGALSTEERQTMQTHVEIGGRLLSGGGTNLMKMCEDVIWSHHERWDGSGYPNQLRGEEIPIEGRIVAVADVFDALCSARPYKSSWSMDDAAARIAIESGTHFDPGVVEAFERALPKLKLIAAKSTEDDRPDLEVLPEVTRAELMQAMREAA